The sequence below is a genomic window from Paroedura picta isolate Pp20150507F chromosome 12, Ppicta_v3.0, whole genome shotgun sequence.
CTACTGTGCTAGTTTTTTACTTGCAGGGAGAATTTTTCACAATTGAAGTGTGattccccaccatcaccacctccaTGCACACAACTGCGTCCTGAAGAGGTATAGTCCATTCTGTCACCTCATACTGCCACGTATATAGACTGACATTTGTGAAAGCCTGGATGATTGTGAGAGAACAGTAAATATTTCCTGTTTTCTTAGGTTACTACCCTCCACCGCCAATGGTCCAGGCCGGTGTAGGTCCTTGCCTCCCTCGCTTTGTTCGGTCCAGCAACGTTCCAGAGCCCCCACTTCCACCTGCTTCCATGCCCTACAGTGACCATTACAGCACTTTCCCCCCTCGAGATAGGCTGAGTTCTCCTTACCAGCCTCCTCCACCGCAGCCATACGGGCCAGTCCCTCCTGTTCCGTCTGGAATGTACGCCCCCGTCTATGACAGCCGGCGGATCTGGCGGCCACAGATGTACCCACGGGATGACATCATCAGGAGTAACTCCTTACCTCCCATGGATGTTGTGCACCCCTCTGTGTATCAGACCTTTTTACGAGAAAGATACAACTCTTTGGACAGCTACTATTCCATGGCCTGCCAGCTGTCGGCTGAGCAAAGGACAGTGCCTTTGTCAAGGGTAGGTGCTATATTGGTCTTCAAGGCTTTGATCTTTCCATGCTGAGCCTTATGGCAAATGCTCACCTATTATTGGGTGTATATCCTCAAGGCCAGAGGGGAAGGAAAGCCAAGTCTGTTATATAGCCAGCTCAAAATGAACAGCAAGAGGgtgggctgtagctcagtggcagtcTGCCAGCTTTGTAAGCCAAAGATCTaaggtccaatccctggcatcttcagtaaAAAGAATCTAGAAGAGCAGGTGTTGGACAATaattttctctgcctgagacattggagagccactgccagctagATATAGATGGACCAACAATGTAATGCACCTCCACATGTTCAAAAGCAGAATTTCCAGGTTGCTCTAAGTAGAAAGCAAAGTTGATCACAGATCTTTCATAGGGGTCATGAAGAATCACCCTCTTGCTGGAAGTTTCCTTGGTAGTGAGGCTGGCCTTTCTGTGGTTCCCTCCTTTGTCTCACAGGCTGAGATTCCCCTGGGTTAAAGATTCTTCTGCAGAAGACCTATTGACTTTCACTATCTGCAGTTTCCCAGCTTGGTCTTGACACATATCCAGGTGAAGGACTTGCAGGCCACGGCTGTGTCTTCCCGGCGGACTTAACCACCTCTTTCTGTTTATAAATTGGGCACCAATGGTTCTTGTGTTTAAACAgtgttttaaaaagcacagatCCCTGTCCATCATTAGGAAGGCTAGATCTATGCTTTTGTTTGCTACAATGTAAAGACTGACATGAGGAAAAGTGAGGACATTGCGGGGGGGATCCTTATTTCATATTTCCTTATTCACCTGCTGACTGAAGCTTAATGCTTGCATCTGATGTGAGCCACTCCTTGTTTGTTTCTCTGATTGGCACCTTCTTTTTAGGAACCTTGTGGCCACTTGAAGCCCACTTATGATGACTCACTAAGGAGGAAGCCAGAGCAGTGGGCCCAGTGCCACGCACAGAAGACTCCCCTGGTATCCTCTGCCCTTCCCACGGCTACGCAGTCTCCAACACCACCTTCTCCTCTATTCAGCGTAGACTTTAGCACGGAAGTAAGGCTCTGAAGGATCAGAGTGGGAGATGGCACCCCTGTCATATCCTCTAACCTGTGTGGAGTCttatgttttctctctctctctctttctctctttctttctctctctctctcacacacacacacacacacacacagaaacacgtTAGTGCAACTGCATTTTGTCACATTCATCCCTTGTTACTCGTGTTTTCCCTTTCTTTGTGGACTCCCTCCGTTTGGTGAACTCCTTGGAACAGGTTTCTCACTTACTGAAAAATGCCACATAATGTATAATCTGGAACGAACGTAGCCCACAAGCCAGTGGTGAGACTGGGTAGTGTCTCGCATTAGAACACAGAATGGATCTTTTCTTTGTCTTCTGTTTCCTGCAGTTCTGTGAAAGTTCGAGTGACTTAAGCAACACCAAGTATGAGGAGGACCGCCTCTCCCACTACTCGCCCTGGTCCTGTGGCACAATCAGCTCTTGCATAAGTGCCATCGAATCGGAGCCCAAGGATGTCATTGCCAACTCTAATGCGGTGCTCATGGTACAGAAGCTCTGTTCTCGGTCCTGTTGGGGTTGATAGCAAGCTGCTCATATGATATGGAGTGTTTTCTTAGAACCACATTATTTCATCCTGGAAGAATCCATGAATGTCAGGAGAGCatgtgctttgcatgtagaagggtCCTTGTTCAGTCTTTGGCATCTTATGTAGTGGGTCttggacagattttttttttctttcctccctgatACAGTCAGGGACAGCTACCTGTCAAAGAGGTAGCTTCCTGTGTTATGTGCATATTTGCCTGGAGATTCCTGCACATATCCTGTTAAAGGATCTGAAAAGGATAGAAAAGATGATTCTTTGTCTGAGATCCTTGAGGCTTGCTGCCAGTCAAAAGAGACAATAATCCAGATGAACCAGCATAAGATTAATTGTATAATTAACTGTGGCCCCTGCCTTCTCCCCTCTGCAATCTGAAGATAATTACACTAGCAGCCCTAACAGCCCATATTACCCCAGTCTCATCAaggcttggaagctaagcagtatcaGTGCTTGGGTGAGAGCCAGGCGCTGCTGTGTAGAAGATGGCAAATGGAAcaccttgaaaatcccatgaggtGGAACTTCTTGCGACTCAACAACACCCTTTACTTTTACCATTTTGTAAGGATTATTAAGAACTGATCTACCCATTATGAAGTCCATGTGGCCAGTGAACACATGGGCTGCTTCCACACAGATGTTCTCCCCCATTTGCTTCAAATCTGGAGTGTGGTTTTTGATAGCGTTCACATGACAAAAACCTTCAGATTTTCTTCAGCATGCTGTTTTCTGAAGGAACATGGTCCAAGCACGTCTGGATTAGAAGGTGTGCATTTTCCAAAGTCCTGACTGCGTCAGTGCCATTTTCCTCTTGTCGGTGCTCTCTGTgtgaaagcagccatgttctgggAGTTCACCACTTAGAGAACTGCTGTGGTGATTCAGCCCTCTTCCCTTGCCATTTTCCAGACCTAAAACACCTCTGTTTGCTTCACTGGGGAAAACTTACCCCAGGGCCCTTTCAGACTTCTGTACTCTCCCCATGTGCCGTAGTCCTGATCCAAATCGGGCCTCTGTGGACAGCGTAAGGGAGCTCCCAGGACCATCTGACTTTAAGTTCTCACAGTGACTATGAGGGCTTTGTAATGTTCAAGTCCAAGTGAAATGGTTTGAATGCAATGATATACAgtaataaatgataaatattgttatttacATATCAGTCCTGAAGGTGCAAAATGTGGCAACAGGATTGGCATTGGATGTTGCATTCAGCCTGCAGGCcataacttttttcttttctgtctggGCTGCACAGGATCTGGATAGTGGTGACATGAAGAGACGGGTGCATCTCTTTGAAACCCAGCGAAGGGCCAAGGAAGAAGACCCCATAATTCCATTTAGCGATGGGCCTATCATCTCCAAATGGGGTGCGATCTCCAGATCATCTCGCACAGGTTACCATACAACAGACCCAATTCAGGCCACTGCTTCCCAAGGAAGTGCCACAAAGCCAATCAGCATGTCAGGTAAAACCACATTTGTTTATAGTCTTGGGTGGGTATAGCGGGGGATTGCCACCATGACTGGAAATACAGTAGCAGAGGTGGAAATGTTCTCTTCCAAGAACTGTTAGTTGTTTTATCTCTCACAGATTATATCCCATATGTCAGCACAGTTGATTCAAGATGGAGCTCCTACAGTTCAGATTCTACTTCATCAGCACCCTTTATAGAACGGTAAGCAAGGAGGATTGCAGCTGCCAGGCAAGCCATAGAGTTACAGGGTTGATTTTTGCAGGGTGGTCTATCTCAGGACAGGATCTACAAGCTACATATCCCACCCTGACTCTATGCCCAATCATATTGCAAAGACGAAGAATACCAGGCTGTATGTAGATGCCATCATGGGCACAGATTCTATAACTCCCCAGCCAGCTGTTGCATGTGAATGTGGTGTTGTAGTAGGTGCATTCTCCCATAGCAGTGGCTGGCTAAGGCTAAGGTCAAAAGGGCCATGCAGAGCACAGGAAAATTGCAGTGCATCTGTAAGGCAGCTTTTAATTCAGaaacaaagccagcttggtatagtggttagatgcacagacttctaatctgggtgcTGCAGTGAGAAGATTCGGTGCTGCAGTGTGAAGATACAGAATGTTTGGTTCTCATGCGCAgccttggcatagtggttaggagcgtggacttctaatctggccagccgggcttgattccccactcccccacatgcagccagctgggtgaccccggcctcgccacagcactgataaagctgttctgaccgagtagtaatatcagggctctcccagcctcacctcccttacaaggtgtctggtggagagaggaaaggaaaggcgattgtaagctgctttgagactccttctggtagagagaagcggcacacaagaaccaactctccttctacaAGCACACCTATAACTGGCTCATGTTAATGATACTTACTTAGTGTTAGCTGTTCAGAGTGCTTTATATACATTTTCTTGTCTTCCTTATGACATCTTTATAAGGGAAGCTAAATTATTATCCCCCCTCTATTGCATCTGGGAGTCTAAAGCTGGGAAGAGAGTCAGCAAATAGGTCTGTAACAAAGGTGGGAGCCAAATGAAGGACTTTCAGATGTGGAACACATTCTTTTTAGCAACTATACTTAATAAATCATTTGTGTAATTcttctgattattattattgttattattattattatttagatttatttcccaccactcccaaatggctcgtggcgggttacagtgtctacAGAATGTTCATATTAATGTTCTCCTCTGCCAGCTTTCAGATTAACAAGTGGGGGGTGACCTACTTAATTCAGAGTAGaatggggaagaagagaaggggcatgcatgtttgtgctggACTTTGGTTTATGTATCAGGTGAACTGTAATCCCTTTAACCTTTCCTCTTTTAAGGGACCGGTTCATAGTTACTGATATATCTGCTCCAAGAAAGCATTCCAGCACGGGAGATCTACTGAGCATCGAACTACAGCAGGTAGCCTGTTGCTACAATTTCATATTCAGCTTTATAATTTGATCTTGGATTTCTGTTAGGCAATTGGGTACTGCAGTGAGAAGATATAGAATGTTTGGTTCGCATGCACAGCCTtgacgtagtggttaggagcgtgaacttctaatctggcaagccgggtttgattccccgctcccccacatgcagccttggcctcaccacagcactgataaagctgttctgaccaagcagtaatatcagggctctcttagcctccactttaagactccttcgggtagagaaaagtggcatataagaaccaactcttcttcttttgctgcacCCTGCATGTATACCAAGGTCACTTTTAAGAGCTGTAACTTGTCTGACTTTCCAGCTGTTTTCCACTTTCTTTGTTCTTCCTTGCAGGCCAAAAGCAACTCATTGCTACTGCAGAGAGAGGCAAATGCTTTGGCCACACAGCAGAAATGGAGCTCTTTAGATGAAGGCAGCCACCTCACCTTAAACCTTTTAAGCAAGGAGATCAATCTGAGGAACGGAGAGGTAAAGAGGCTGAGAATTGTTGGGCTGTTAGTTTTTTTTATGGGAGCATGCGATAGTTTGGGGCCTGTTGCTTTGCTACaattgaacacacaaagctgccttctcctgaaccTGACCACTGATCTATCATAATGAGTCTTATCTGCTCTCCTGGGTCTTGGGCAGAGCTCTTTCATGGCATTCTACTCtccgatccttttaactggagattaaaCCTGGGggcttctgcataccaagcagatcaGTCTGTTGCATTTTTTTCTGCCCACTTGCCAAGTAATTCTGGATAAATTTATGACTCTCCCCATCCTCTATCCCGACTAAGACACTAAGAAAtagtggcccagggtcactccAGAAGGTTTATGGCTAATAGgccatttgaacctgggtctcccaagtcTTAGTTCAACACTGGCATCATCTTCCATCTCCACACCAGGTTCCTGTACTAACTGCCACCAATATGTGATCGCTGCCTGTTTAAAAGTCTTCTgtgttctttcccccacccccagactgaCTACTCGGAAGACAGTGCAGACACAAAGCCGGACCGAGACATAGAGTTAGAACTTTCAGCCCTGGATGCTGATGAGCCCGATGGGCAAGTGGAACAAATGGAAGTACGGAAGCATTTCATTTTGCTGAACTTTGCATGGCGTGTTTTCTTTCTATCATGTCTCAGGAATTCAGAGCAGGTGGCCCATGctggggtgaggaaaggaaaggtgactgtaagccgcttcgagcatccttcgggtagaaaaaagtggcatataagaaccaactcttcttcaaaatagaGAATCAAAATGACCTCATaatgacctcccccccctcccccccgtagagcactttgctctgcaggtatgaacctactggttgTTCTGGGCCCCCAGGAAATCTGCCTGGCTTcgatcagggcctttttggccttggccccaacctggtagaatgaactcctgggagagctaagggctgtcaaggagctgtcaaggttccgcagggcctgcaagatggagctgttccgccaggcattcggttgatgCTGGAGAAAGGATGCCTGGAGTTTCAATCTGGGGACTTGCCCTGTGATTGGTTGCTGTGGAAGATCTCACCACATGAGAACTGTGGTAGGCAACTGTGGCTGGAGCAGTGGAGCTATGGGGTTCTTTTGTGCTGTTTCTGCCATcttgctgttgttttaatataagtttgttttaactggggctggggatgttttattgtttgtattgattcttgtttgttgttttattgtgagccgcctcAGAGGtgggatatgtatgtatgtatgtatatatttttttccagctaCCCCCAAAAATTTTTTTCTAATACTTTCATAAGTAACTGATGCTTTTGTTGTCCAAGCAGAGGAAATCCTGTATTTCTTAGAACAACCAGAGATAATGCCACATATCCATAATAATGATATTTTGAATTTCTCTAGTGTTTTCAGTGTTCAAAACTCTTCATGTAAATCATCATAATAGTCATTCCAAACAGCCTTGTAAAGTAGGCTGATATTTTATCCCAGGGAGAGGGTGTGGAAGCTAAATGAGAATGATTTGCCTACTGCCATCAAGTGAATTTATAGCAGAGATGAGGTTTGAACCAGTGACCTTCTGGATCACAGCTCACTTTCCTGGCCATAATGTGCATATCAGCTCTCAGCATGCTTCTAATCCCTATCAGGTTTTCAGAGCTAACTCACTAAGCCCAATCCTTCCCCCTCTCCATGGCACTTCTCTTTGCAGTTTTCATTAACTGCCAATGTTCTATTTTAAGAGAAAGGAGACTTGTGCCTGAAAGCTACAGGTAAAGGGCACAGGCTGACAAAATTATGGCTGTCCTTTTACATTCTGCCTTTTCCCTTCAGGAGATTTTGAGCCTACAGCTTGGTATCAGCGATCAAGATGATCACCTGTTCAATGGGTCAGCCCTGGAGAATGGCCACCTGCTGGAGCACTCCCAGAAGAAGCCCAGGCAGCAGAAGAGGCCCAGCCTAGGTGAAGACATTACTATTCTGTGAGTGTTAGACAAAACCAACAATGCTGATCTTGTTAAAGCACTCTTCCCCTCCAAACACACACGCACCTCGAGCTCAAAGAGCATCAGCGGAAAGGAATCTCTGTTCTCTCCCCTGACCCTGTTCAAGGCAATTTCTTTACTGCATACTGGGCTTCTCAGGCCATTCCTTTGGGGCCTCTTACTCTGTCCTGGGCCAGGCTGAGACCCAAAGAAAAATGGAACAAAGCACTGATTGTAGCTTCAGAGCTGAGGATTAGATGACAATATTGCCAGTGTATCTTAATCGGAAAGGGGGGAGGTTTATATGGACCCTGAGAGATATGGAAGATCTGCCAGCCATTTTTTCCTCAGTCTTGTAAAGATTCAGGTTGGTTTGCCTGACCCTGCCAAATGAAGAATTCCGTGAAGAATTCCATGTAGTAGGTGATGCTCTTTTTTACAGACAGACAATAACCCAGTGAAAGACGACAAATTCATAGAAACTAGGAAAGTTCCAGCATGCCACAGAGTCCAGATGTTAAGAAAAAACAGGCACTCTCTGGCTGAAGCATCCTAGAGAAATGCCCATCTAGATCTTTAGGCTCAGCTGACTTTCTGTAAAAATGCCAGGTTGCCTGGGTTAGGGGTACCAGCCTGCCCATACCTTGCTTAGCCAGCTGCAGCTTCTAGCTTGCAGAAATGTTACTGCATCCTGGAAGAAATAAAGAGGGATAGGAGGGTGCCAACCACAGTGAGGAAACTTTTATTTTTGTGTGGGTGTATATAAAGAGTGGCAACCACCAGTTTAACAAGAGAGTTTCACAAAATGCTATTAATGTAGAATATCATTGGTTGTCTTACTATGCAGCTTGACTCTCTACAAAGTGCCCCACAACAGGCAAACTCAGATTGTGTGTTCACATGGCATGGAGAGATTTTCTTTTACATTGTGACTGTTTGATTACGTGAGCGATATGAGTGTTTATCCTGACTGCAGTGAAATACTTTTTTCTTTTGGGGTTTAGGTTTGGACCTCCCCCCAACTTAgccttaaaagtttttttttctcttctagcAGATAGGAGGGTGGAAGTGAGTTGCTCCCAAGCATTGCCAAAATACCAGCCATGGGCCGTGAAATGGTCAGATCACACCTTGGCTGGAATCTGATACCTAGAAGCTGGCACAGAGATTTAGGGTCTACATGGTTTTCTTCCAGTAGATCCCAGGAAAGGATTCTTTGACATAGAGAATAAAATCTCATGGAAGCAGAGGGGCCCATGTTGGTTGATTTCATCAGGGGATAACGTGCAGGAGGGAGTTTTCACATGCAGAGCAGACAAAGGGGCTGGCTGCCTGGACAAAGATTCCAAAGTACTAGGAAGCCTTTAGCAACCTTTAACTTAAAGAGCCTGCCTTAGAACAGGATTGGCTAGAGCATGTATAGAGCTGAGGGACAGAAGATCACAATTTATATGTCTCCTTTGTACTTCTTGCATAGTTGATTGCTGTGCAGAGAGTATGTATgtggacattttatttttaacaaaccCTTTACTATTTCAGATGCTGGTAGTTAGTTGTTCTCTATTCCACTTACAATCCCAATGTTAAAGGCATTAAAACAGGCAGCAGAGGTAGGGAAGTGTTGATTGCTAAATTGCTGTTTCCGTGGGTGTGCTCAAATACAATAAGCTGTTTCCATGGTAACCACACCTTGGATAATGGGAAAGATGGGCACAAGGCAGAGCTTTAGAATGGCAGTGTGGAAGGAAGCTAGGAGTACTAGCCCTTTTAGCAAGTAAATGACTAATTGGCAGGTGAGTTCCAAAGGAGAAGTGAAAGAAGGGCTGAGTGATCTGGAAGAACCAAATGTCACCCGGTAGAAATTCAGGATGGCCACCGAGTTTCTGCACACCACATGGAGTGGCAGTATTGAGTCAGCAGAGCTGTTTCCACCACATGCACAAATGTAATCTGTTTGGGTTTTGTCTCTTTTTTCTTTATCCCTCTTCCCAACCAGGGAGAAGCAAAAAACAATCCTGCCCGTGACTTCCTGCTTCAGCCAACCAATGGCCGCCTCCATGGGCTCCCTGCCAGCTACAACTTCTGCTGGCGTGGGTAGCCTCATTCTCAAAACGGCTCACGTTATGGTGGATGGGAAAAAGGACTTCTTAAGGCCAGTTGCAAATGGGAAGTTGGTGAACAGCTGAGAGGTGTTCTGCTTTCAAGCTTGTGACCATGCTATGGAAGCATCTGCCCttgcttttttatatataatatatatatatattatataatgtatattttttttaagaaaatactATTGGGGTCATCTGTTTCCTGTGGACTCTTTGATACGTCAAGGCCCTCTCAAAATAGCAttctggaaaaggaaaaagaaatcaccAATTCTGCTAGGATCAGGTGTTCACTTTCCAAGAGTGGTAGAATTTGGACATTGTTTGACTTAAGCTTAAAGCAGCTTTTTAATAAGTTCGTAGAAGTCCAGGGTACCAACTGTGAGccattattgttttaaaatggcttCCCTAGGGGAATGAATGAGTCACTTATTTAAGCCAGCAGGATCCTCAGGCGATGCACCTTGAGGAAGTAAAATTAACTTATTTTGCCTCGTTCTTGTTTCGTAGGAGAGGAATTTTGCATCTGGCTGCAGCTGCTTGCTTCTCCAGCTGTGGAACCTTTGCATGAAACagtgtgagagagaaagggagagggtggggttcTTCTTACCATAAGACTTTTAATTCAGGGTTGAAACAGTTCTTTGTTTTTGtggatttttttcccattttgcacTCCTACATTATATGCAGCAGTGCCTCACTTTGCATCTTCATTTCCCTCCAACCTCCCCCAATCCCGCCCATCCTTTTCTGCTTGAGGACTTGATATTTCCATATATCAAGCAACTTGCTTGTGTACCAATTATAGAATGCAAAACCAAGTGCCTGAGTCTTTCTGCTTACGTGCTCGGTCTTTGACTGCTCCAAGTTGTAAGCTGAATTGCTACGTTCTGTTTTGATAACATGATGTGCTCATTCTGTGGATGCTGTTCTGAGGTGGAGGTCCCTTGGTGCATTCCCCAGGTGACTTGGCATCCAGAGCCTCAAGGATTCCCGGCAAAATTTTGTATATGTTGTGTTTGCACTGACTTAACAACACAGTATTGCTGTTGCTATACTTGATTAGTGGTTCTTTAGATGCGCCTGATGTTGTTGGTTATAGTATTACTGAGAACCCTTGGTAATTGGGTTCCTTACTGATTATTCTGACAAGGCCTTGAACTTATTAATAATATAGCTTTAGCTGAGCTTGTACAGAAAAATGAATACATGTGTCTTCTGAAGATGTgactggaaaggaagaaaaaaaaacatttgatagAAACCATCAACTGAAATAATACGTCACCACCCTCAATGTTAGCATTTgagccattttcccccccttgtTTAACAGACGTGGTCACTCTGATATTAAAAGGGCAAGAGGACTCTGGCAAAATAACTTCTCCCAGCTTGCCCTCTGCAATTCCTTTTACAAGTTATCTTTTACGAGTtttacagttctctctctcttttttttctaaatGTTTGTTAATTAACTTCTGTGAAGTTGTTTACTCTGAAAAATGTACTGGAATATTTTAGCCAAGCGGAACTTCTGCCAGGTGTACTGTACACGAGGGCTATTCCTGCTA
It includes:
- the RC3H2 gene encoding roquin-2 isoform X4, giving the protein MQRKLVTLVNCQLVEEEGRVRAMRAARSLGERTVTELILQHQNPQQLSANLWAAVRARGCQFLGPAMQEEALKLVLLALEDGSALSRKVLVLFVVQRLEPRFPQASKTSIGHVVQLLYRASCFKVTKRDEDSSLMQLKEEFRSYEALRREHDAQIVHIAMEAGLRISPEQWSSLLYGDLAHKSHMQSIIDKLQSPESFAKSVQELTIVLQRTGDPANLNRLRPHLELLANIDPNPDAASPTWEQLENAMVAVKTVVHGLVDFIQNYSRKGHETPQPQPNSKYKTSMCRDLRQQGGCPRGTNCTFAHSQEELEKYRLRNKKMSATVRTFPLLSKANVTSTVATTAGSVISIIGSAESAGKIAPATNGIASLESGLPQLIPRCADTSSLRALENAKKAGKAGTNCQNVSGSPTDPLPENKIGSPPKTPVSQAAAASAGPPPPPPPLPVGTEMGSMPPKSSPFAPRVPVYPPHSDNLQYFQDPRTHLSFETPQYPQAGYYPPPPMVQAGVGPCLPRFVRSSNVPEPPLPPASMPYSDHYSTFPPRDRLSSPYQPPPPQPYGPVPPVPSGMYAPVYDSRRIWRPQMYPRDDIIRSNSLPPMDVVHPSVYQTFLRERYNSLDSYYSMACQLSAEQRTVPLSREPCGHLKPTYDDSLRRKPEQWAQCHAQKTPLVSSALPTATQSPTPPSPLFSVDFSTEFCESSSDLSNTKYEEDRLSHYSPWSCGTISSCISAIESEPKDVIANSNAVLMDLDSGDMKRRVHLFETQRRAKEEDPIIPFSDGPIISKWGAISRSSRTGYHTTDPIQATASQGSATKPISMSDYIPYVSTVDSRWSSYSSDSTSSAPFIERDRFIVTDISAPRKHSSTGDLLSIELQQAKSNSLLLQREANALATQQKWSSLDEGSHLTLNLLSKEINLRNGETDYSEDSADTKPDRDIELELSALDADEPDGQVEQMEEILSLQLGISDQDDHLFNGSALENGHLLEHSQKKPRQQKRPSLGEDITILEKQKTILPVTSCFSQPMAASMGSLPATTSAGVGSLILKTAHVMVDGKKDFLRPVANGKLVNS